Proteins from one Methanobacteriaceae archaeon genomic window:
- the sufC gene encoding Fe-S cluster assembly ATPase SufC yields the protein MLLEITDLAVEVSGKEILTDVDLYIDKGETHVLLGPNGAGKSTLFMTLLGFPKYKVTRGEIIFKGENITHLSTTERVRRGFGVSFQNPPSIRGVKLGDLLKIEHHETDPDKELSPEMMELVRKLKFDEKFLERDVNLGFSGGEVKRSEILQLLAQEPDFVMFDEPDSGVDIENVELLAEEINILLDKNKKPGLREKSGLLITHLGYILNFVAADTAHVLMDGKIACSGNPAEILDDIRKEGFHGCVECCKIH from the coding sequence CTGCTACTGGAGATAACTGATCTGGCAGTGGAAGTAAGTGGAAAAGAAATTCTTACTGATGTAGACCTGTATATAGACAAAGGAGAAACTCACGTCCTATTAGGACCTAACGGTGCCGGTAAAAGCACCCTATTCATGACTTTACTTGGATTTCCAAAGTACAAAGTTACCCGCGGAGAGATCATCTTTAAAGGGGAAAACATAACCCATCTTTCCACAACTGAAAGAGTTAGGAGAGGATTTGGAGTAAGTTTCCAGAACCCGCCCTCTATCAGAGGGGTTAAACTGGGTGATCTTTTAAAAATAGAACATCATGAAACAGATCCTGACAAAGAACTAAGCCCCGAGATGATGGAACTGGTTCGCAAACTCAAATTTGATGAAAAGTTCCTGGAAAGAGATGTTAATCTTGGTTTCTCTGGAGGTGAAGTAAAAAGGTCTGAAATACTTCAATTGCTGGCCCAGGAACCAGATTTTGTGATGTTTGATGAACCAGATTCTGGGGTAGACATTGAAAATGTGGAACTTCTGGCAGAGGAAATAAACATCCTCCTGGATAAAAATAAAAAACCGGGTTTAAGGGAAAAATCAGGACTTTTAATCACCCATCTAGGTTATATACTTAACTTCGTGGCTGCAGACACTGCTCACGTGCTTATGGATGGTAAAATTGCCTGTTCAGGAAACCCTGCTGAAATATTGGATGATATAAGGAAAGAAGGATTTCATGGGTGTGTGGAATGTTGCAAGATACATTGA
- a CDS encoding SufD family Fe-S cluster assembly protein, with the protein MLQDTLKKAEKAKKKKAALGEDIELEEFETEKAGEHEEIESLEDLPKTYQNTMKQVGVDPDSGERGGSFMMMDQSGILAQSTTESIELMNIKDALEKYSWLSEYMWNAIAVDTDKYTAETALGEPGGFFIRALPGAKTVFPIQACMFIGDERLAQKAHNIVIAEEGSEIHMITGCATGTDVSSALHIGVSEFYIKKDAKISYTMVHNWGEQVEVRPRTAIILDDNATYINNYILTSPVRTIQSYPTAYCRGENSKVVFQSILGGQKDSILDLGSRVILEGKGSSAEMVSRAVSKDQSQIFSRGHLAGKTQNVKGHLECHGLVLSDDSMIYAVPELEGSATELEMSHEAAVGKIAEEEVLYLTSRGLTEEEAASMIVRGFLSMDITGLPPELAAETKRMLDQSLKGM; encoded by the coding sequence ATGTTGCAAGATACATTGAAAAAGGCTGAAAAAGCCAAAAAGAAGAAAGCAGCCCTGGGAGAAGACATTGAACTGGAAGAATTTGAAACAGAGAAAGCCGGTGAACACGAAGAGATTGAATCCCTGGAAGACCTCCCCAAAACTTATCAAAATACCATGAAACAGGTCGGTGTGGACCCGGATTCCGGGGAAAGAGGGGGTTCATTCATGATGATGGACCAGAGTGGTATTTTAGCCCAGTCCACCACAGAATCCATCGAACTCATGAACATTAAAGACGCCCTAGAAAAATACAGTTGGCTTTCTGAATATATGTGGAATGCCATAGCAGTTGATACTGATAAATACACTGCTGAAACCGCTTTAGGCGAGCCTGGAGGGTTTTTCATCAGAGCTCTCCCCGGTGCAAAAACTGTGTTCCCCATACAAGCCTGTATGTTCATTGGAGATGAGAGATTAGCTCAAAAAGCACATAATATCGTTATTGCCGAAGAAGGATCGGAAATACACATGATAACTGGTTGTGCCACGGGAACTGATGTTTCATCAGCACTCCACATAGGTGTTTCTGAGTTTTACATCAAAAAAGATGCGAAAATATCCTACACCATGGTACATAACTGGGGAGAACAAGTGGAGGTCCGTCCCAGGACAGCTATTATTCTGGATGACAATGCCACCTACATAAATAATTACATACTCACCAGCCCGGTTAGAACCATACAATCCTATCCCACCGCCTACTGCAGGGGTGAAAATTCTAAGGTAGTATTCCAGTCCATACTGGGAGGTCAGAAAGATTCTATCCTTGATCTGGGTTCCCGAGTTATCCTGGAAGGTAAAGGTTCCAGTGCAGAGATGGTATCCCGGGCAGTGTCCAAAGACCAGTCACAAATCTTCTCAAGGGGACATTTAGCAGGGAAGACCCAAAATGTCAAAGGACACCTGGAATGCCATGGTCTGGTCTTATCAGATGATTCCATGATTTACGCCGTACCAGAACTGGAAGGTAGTGCCACTGAACTGGAAATGTCCCACGAAGCAGCAGTTGGTAAAATTGCAGAGGAAGAAGTTCTTTACCTCACATCTCGAGGTTTAACTGAGGAAGAAGCCGCATCCATGATTGTCAGAGGATTTTTAAGCATGGATATCACTGGTTTGCCACCAGAACTTGCTGCTGAAACCAAACGCATGCTCGACCAGAGTTTAAAAGGAATGTAA
- a CDS encoding PRC-barrel domain-containing protein gives MVEKEERKLIKGEEKVWSEIKGYQVATNNARILGELEELIINDRTGKITDVVIKVDKGRTVAVKGSKQKGDTLLVPFGKVEKVGEFIIISE, from the coding sequence ATGGTTGAGAAAGAAGAAAGGAAACTCATTAAAGGGGAAGAAAAGGTTTGGAGTGAAATTAAGGGTTATCAAGTCGCAACAAACAACGCTCGAATCTTAGGCGAGCTTGAAGAACTTATAATAAATGATAGAACTGGAAAAATAACTGACGTGGTTATTAAAGTCGATAAAGGGAGAACAGTAGCAGTTAAAGGCTCTAAACAGAAAGGTGACACCTTACTGGTGCCATTTGGCAAAGTGGAAAAGGTGGGTGAATTCATAATCATTTCTGAATAA
- a CDS encoding NTP transferase domain-containing protein, whose amino-acid sequence MVLAVVMAGGKGRRMKSLGEKPLTMINGKPLIEYVLEALQNSTQVRKILVATTPNTPKTARHVKNLGFDLLETPGEGYVEDLSFLLSRDDLKDEVILTITSDLPLITSDIIDRVLNEYQRSSKPAMSVMVSVEIFSEHGLQPSLVLGNLVPSGLNILRGKNTEQDEEILVLDKIELALNINSPEDIICLEKLGGNSGR is encoded by the coding sequence ATGGTATTGGCTGTGGTCATGGCTGGTGGAAAGGGTAGAAGAATGAAATCTTTAGGGGAAAAACCCCTTACCATGATTAATGGAAAACCTCTTATTGAATACGTATTGGAAGCATTACAAAATTCGACTCAGGTCAGGAAGATATTGGTGGCAACAACTCCTAATACTCCTAAAACAGCCCGCCATGTTAAAAACCTGGGTTTTGATTTACTTGAAACTCCTGGTGAAGGTTACGTAGAAGACCTCTCTTTTTTGCTTTCCAGGGATGATTTAAAGGACGAAGTGATTCTTACCATCACTTCAGACCTTCCCCTCATAACTAGTGATATCATTGACCGGGTTTTAAATGAGTACCAGAGATCATCTAAACCTGCCATGTCAGTAATGGTATCGGTGGAGATCTTCAGTGAACATGGTCTCCAGCCCAGTTTGGTGCTGGGAAATCTGGTTCCATCTGGATTAAATATATTAAGGGGGAAGAATACAGAACAAGATGAAGAAATTCTAGTCCTCGACAAAATAGAACTGGCATTAAATATTAATAGCCCCGAGGACATAATATGCCTAGAGAAACTAGGGGGAAACTCCGGAAGGTGA
- a CDS encoding winged helix-turn-helix transcriptional regulator: protein MKRILWYLIAGSKGGVNRARIIKTLHDRPYNINQLSKELDLDYKTIKHHIKVLEDHDIIFNSTGEKKYGAMYFLSNRMEENYPIFLDILSKMEP, encoded by the coding sequence ATGAAAAGAATTTTATGGTATTTGATTGCTGGTAGTAAAGGGGGGGTCAACAGGGCCAGAATAATCAAAACCCTTCATGATAGGCCATACAATATCAACCAGCTTTCTAAAGAGCTTGATCTGGATTATAAAACCATAAAACATCATATTAAAGTCTTGGAAGATCATGATATAATTTTCAATTCCACTGGTGAGAAAAAATACGGGGCAATGTACTTTTTATCAAATCGTATGGAAGAGAATTACCCCATCTTCTTAGATATTCTTAGTAAAATGGAGCCATAA
- a CDS encoding methanogenesis marker 14 protein encodes MSLLKKLLGLGPKPVIAKSRYITIEDAKMAPFTRKTVGRGYGANLRPDEYYIVASVELGNTTTKCILTATNLNTSRTYLLDKTVKMTRDIRPPKKGEKVFGETVWHVELTKESVSEMVRDTILESVKRSQINIDDDLDFVVRSTGVTAGFASPKEVGELIIALADGCLEAGIPPSKMSPSISKDSLPKPLQEFTLLDKVMFDGAVVSVIPPTGRAVVANEMEGELVTAGIKAGAKWTEVDYRNPCVSMDFGTTLAGRIVNNDEPYARTIGNFCGLAGAISDAIIRGTEKVDKRGGAALDIYNKEILKKADWKAAEEFAARAHEHVDIRKVPEGRERFGTVPVDPQAAYSAGTTLIGCDVGKNGDEIPELTKLGHEIIESTDIHTLFATLDHVSAMVVKRLILEASDEGVIVEGSILGVTGRAGITGEKPKIILEFAKDYFEDVLFVSDALALGSAVMARCMNSMGTPHIPLGGRQGGPCILGPRMKLQKK; translated from the coding sequence TTGTCACTACTCAAAAAACTATTAGGTTTAGGCCCAAAACCTGTCATTGCAAAGAGCAGATACATTACCATTGAAGATGCCAAAATGGCACCATTTACCCGTAAAACTGTGGGCAGAGGTTACGGGGCTAATTTGCGTCCTGATGAATATTATATTGTGGCATCAGTAGAACTGGGAAACACCACCACCAAATGTATTTTAACAGCCACCAACCTCAACACCAGTCGAACCTATCTCTTGGATAAAACTGTGAAGATGACCCGGGACATCCGACCACCTAAAAAGGGTGAAAAAGTCTTTGGAGAGACAGTGTGGCACGTGGAACTCACCAAAGAATCAGTATCAGAAATGGTCAGGGATACCATTTTAGAATCTGTGAAGCGTTCCCAGATAAATATAGATGACGATCTGGACTTTGTAGTACGTTCAACCGGGGTCACTGCAGGTTTCGCCTCTCCTAAAGAAGTGGGTGAGCTTATCATTGCACTGGCTGATGGTTGCCTGGAGGCAGGAATACCCCCCAGTAAAATGTCTCCCTCAATTTCCAAGGACAGCTTACCCAAACCATTACAGGAATTCACCCTACTGGATAAAGTCATGTTCGACGGGGCAGTGGTAAGTGTAATTCCCCCCACAGGAAGAGCAGTAGTGGCTAATGAAATGGAAGGTGAACTTGTAACTGCAGGTATAAAAGCAGGCGCCAAGTGGACTGAAGTAGATTATAGAAACCCCTGTGTTTCAATGGATTTCGGAACTACGCTGGCTGGTAGGATAGTTAACAATGATGAACCCTATGCCAGAACCATTGGAAATTTCTGTGGGCTGGCTGGAGCCATTTCCGATGCTATAATTCGTGGAACTGAAAAGGTGGATAAAAGGGGTGGTGCGGCCCTGGATATTTACAATAAAGAAATCCTAAAAAAAGCCGACTGGAAAGCAGCTGAAGAATTCGCAGCCCGGGCGCATGAACATGTAGATATCAGGAAAGTTCCTGAAGGTAGGGAACGTTTCGGAACAGTTCCAGTGGATCCTCAAGCTGCTTACAGTGCAGGAACAACACTTATTGGCTGTGATGTAGGTAAAAATGGAGATGAAATCCCGGAACTCACTAAATTAGGTCATGAAATTATTGAATCAACTGATATTCACACCTTATTTGCTACCCTGGATCATGTCAGTGCCATGGTGGTTAAACGACTCATTTTAGAAGCTTCTGATGAAGGAGTTATTGTGGAGGGATCTATCTTAGGAGTAACTGGCAGAGCAGGAATCACTGGTGAAAAACCAAAAATCATTTTAGAATTTGCCAAAGATTACTTTGAAGATGTTCTGTTTGTCTCCGATGCTCTAGCTCTTGGTTCGGCGGTCATGGCCCGATGCATGAATTCCATGGGAACACCTCACATACCCCTTGGTGGTAGGCAGGGGGGTCCATGCATACTGGGACCCAGAATGAAGTTACAGAAGAAATAA
- a CDS encoding universal stress protein, translating to MYEKILVATMGEYMDEIIDYTLDIIQERETEVIGVYVVETSVPFLTPKKVKEMMAAELRARGKEILDSLKQAFQSPKHYMVTFRGVMREGSPADEIVKLAEEEDVDLIVLGTGKNLVDKRLLGSVSEKVVHSAPCTILLVRTN from the coding sequence GTAGCCACCATGGGCGAATACATGGACGAGATAATTGACTATACCTTGGATATCATACAGGAAAGGGAAACAGAAGTAATAGGAGTCTATGTAGTGGAAACATCCGTACCCTTTTTAACACCTAAAAAAGTAAAAGAAATGATGGCTGCTGAGTTAAGAGCTCGTGGAAAGGAGATTTTAGACAGCTTAAAGCAAGCATTCCAGTCCCCCAAACATTATATGGTAACTTTTAGGGGAGTAATGCGTGAAGGTAGCCCGGCAGATGAGATCGTAAAATTAGCAGAAGAAGAAGATGTTGACTTAATAGTACTGGGAACTGGAAAGAACCTAGTGGATAAACGTTTACTGGGCAGTGTATCTGAAAAGGTGGTTCACTCAGCCCCCTGCACCATACTCCTGGTTAGAACCAATTAA